The following coding sequences lie in one Kiritimatiellia bacterium genomic window:
- a CDS encoding glutamate-ammonia-ligase adenylyltransferase: protein MSLLFKNGGKRVLKPSFEELRQICPDVPDGLLRAHLERLGENYYGIFTPAQAGRHLRALAGLNSENPVHVLFENESDGKTVCTVLACDYPSEFSLISGVLAGMGGNILAGNVFTYRPLLPEERDNPQSAVIRRMIIDRFVIAVQSDLPAAVWREKISAVLGEVIRNLEMGGGGLENARRMVNEMVAARLAVLKLQAGTVLYPVAIEVTDTPEYTRLTVISQDTPAFLYTLSAALALQNLSIEQVKISTAAGKIQDEIDILDKHGLKISDAARLDTVKIAILLTKQFTCFLGISPDPYAALCRFDNMLKSVLAVPNREEWIKLLSTPQALQNLARLLGASDYVWEDFVRLQYETLLPILNAGADPKIKNKTFATPPEGLEGKLARKLKKAEGMDEERRILNEFKNDELYLIDLEQILNPAIDVKMFSRRLTRLAEAVVRAAAEIIFRNLREKHGLPRTIAGFEVQWAIFGLGKFGGEALGYASDIELLLVFGDNGKTDGARGVANSDYFCAAAGMLSDVIAAKREGIFRVDTRLRPYGESGPRACSLESFCRYYGSNGKAHSYERLALVRLRAVAGDAEMGARVARLRDEFVYGASNIKFDELRALREKQLAEKISGGRCNAKFSPGALVDLEYDIQLLQVMHGRHDARLRTPRIHEALEELSALGVLGREESRQLTEAYYFFRRLINGLRMLRGSARDLFLPPVGSPEFVHLARRMGYQRDGRLEPEQSLRVEFETRTAAVRAFVERHFGRDSLPGKPQGNMADLVLSDLVPAPLRERILAPVGFKNAERAYLNLRKLRSGETDGGGGGQEFAVLAVLAGDHLRRSVDPDRALNNWERYARAAGGGGNHFKLLLAQPKRLEILLNIFAASQFLADTLVANPEFLNWVTAAEVINGARPRGALESDLRDFSGGRNLRDWLNAVRRFRSREILRIGTRDICLHAPISGITADLSSLAEVMIRAAMERFGLETGLNLSADFCVVAFGKLGGRELNYSSDIDLLGIFNAAEPAAGDMFCRAMRQVGKYLSGHTEEGHAYRVDFRLRPYGRAGQVACSLPALADYYCKRSAPWEIQALLKARPVAGSEELGGRFVEMARRVIRERKDNKEIIASIEKTRRAAVGEARNNGLLARDIKNGQGGIRDIEFLAQGLQLVHASAIPELINGNTLDALTVLGRRGLIPPEAAEQLKRDYEFLRRVEHCLQIFEDRQVHVLPGPGPELEGLARRVMGYTASPGELLNELAVCRARAENYLKTHLTLRAAG, encoded by the coding sequence ATGAGTCTCCTGTTTAAAAACGGCGGGAAACGCGTTCTGAAGCCGTCCTTTGAAGAGTTGCGGCAAATTTGTCCGGATGTTCCGGATGGTTTGTTGCGCGCTCATCTGGAAAGGCTGGGTGAAAATTATTACGGCATTTTTACACCGGCGCAGGCGGGGCGCCACCTCCGGGCGCTGGCCGGGTTGAACAGCGAAAATCCGGTCCATGTTTTGTTTGAAAACGAATCGGACGGAAAAACGGTGTGCACTGTTCTGGCCTGCGATTATCCGTCCGAATTTTCCCTGATCAGCGGGGTTTTAGCCGGCATGGGCGGCAACATTCTTGCCGGCAATGTTTTTACTTACCGTCCTCTTCTGCCGGAGGAGCGCGATAATCCGCAGTCGGCCGTTATCCGGAGGATGATCATTGACCGTTTTGTCATCGCGGTGCAATCCGATTTGCCAGCGGCGGTCTGGCGGGAAAAAATCAGCGCTGTCCTCGGCGAGGTCATTCGCAATCTGGAAATGGGCGGCGGCGGGTTGGAAAACGCGCGCCGGATGGTGAACGAAATGGTGGCCGCCCGCTTGGCCGTCTTGAAACTTCAGGCCGGGACGGTGTTGTATCCGGTGGCCATTGAAGTAACCGACACGCCGGAATACACCCGTTTGACGGTTATTTCGCAGGATACGCCGGCTTTCCTTTACACTTTGAGCGCCGCCCTGGCGCTCCAAAACCTATCCATTGAGCAGGTGAAAATAAGCACCGCTGCGGGAAAAATCCAGGATGAAATTGACATTCTTGACAAACATGGCCTGAAAATCAGCGACGCGGCGCGGCTGGACACCGTCAAAATCGCCATCCTGCTGACCAAGCAATTCACCTGCTTCCTCGGCATATCGCCCGATCCATACGCGGCCCTCTGCCGCTTTGACAACATGCTGAAATCGGTGCTTGCCGTCCCGAACAGGGAAGAATGGATAAAACTGCTTTCCACCCCGCAGGCTTTGCAGAATTTGGCCCGCCTTCTGGGAGCCAGCGACTATGTCTGGGAGGACTTCGTCCGTTTGCAGTACGAGACGCTTCTCCCCATTCTCAATGCGGGGGCGGATCCGAAAATCAAAAACAAAACCTTCGCCACGCCGCCGGAAGGACTTGAAGGCAAGCTTGCCCGGAAACTGAAAAAGGCGGAAGGGATGGATGAAGAGCGCCGTATTTTGAACGAGTTCAAGAATGACGAGCTTTACCTGATTGACCTGGAACAGATTCTCAATCCGGCGATTGACGTCAAGATGTTTTCGCGGCGGCTGACCCGTCTGGCCGAGGCGGTGGTGCGCGCCGCGGCTGAAATCATATTCCGCAATCTGCGGGAAAAACACGGCTTGCCCCGCACCATCGCCGGCTTTGAGGTCCAGTGGGCGATTTTCGGCCTGGGCAAATTCGGCGGCGAAGCGCTGGGCTACGCCTCGGATATTGAACTCCTGCTGGTTTTCGGCGATAACGGCAAAACCGATGGCGCGCGCGGCGTCGCAAATTCTGATTATTTCTGCGCGGCGGCGGGGATGCTTTCGGACGTCATTGCCGCGAAGCGCGAGGGCATCTTCCGGGTTGACACCCGTTTGCGGCCGTACGGCGAGAGCGGTCCGCGCGCCTGCAGTCTGGAAAGTTTCTGCCGCTATTACGGATCCAATGGCAAAGCCCATTCCTACGAGCGCCTGGCGCTGGTCCGGTTGCGCGCGGTGGCGGGCGACGCCGAAATGGGCGCCAGGGTCGCGCGCCTGCGGGATGAATTTGTTTACGGCGCTTCAAACATCAAGTTTGACGAATTGCGGGCCTTGCGCGAAAAACAGCTTGCCGAAAAAATTTCCGGCGGACGTTGCAACGCCAAGTTCAGTCCGGGCGCCCTGGTTGACCTTGAATATGACATCCAGCTGCTCCAGGTCATGCACGGCCGGCATGACGCGCGCCTGCGCACGCCCCGCATTCACGAGGCCCTGGAGGAACTTTCCGCGCTCGGTGTGCTTGGACGGGAGGAGAGCCGGCAGTTGACGGAAGCCTATTATTTTTTCCGGAGATTGATCAACGGTTTGCGGATGCTGCGCGGTTCGGCGCGCGATCTTTTCCTGCCCCCGGTTGGTTCGCCCGAGTTCGTCCATCTGGCCCGGCGCATGGGGTACCAGCGCGACGGACGGCTGGAGCCGGAACAGAGCTTGCGGGTTGAGTTTGAAACCCGCACGGCGGCGGTGCGCGCATTTGTTGAACGGCATTTCGGACGCGATTCCCTGCCCGGCAAGCCGCAGGGGAATATGGCCGACCTCGTCCTTTCCGATTTGGTTCCGGCGCCGCTGCGGGAAAGAATTCTCGCGCCCGTCGGCTTCAAGAACGCGGAACGGGCGTATTTGAACCTGCGCAAACTCCGGTCGGGTGAAACAGACGGGGGGGGCGGAGGGCAGGAGTTTGCCGTCTTGGCGGTTCTGGCGGGCGATCATCTCAGGCGCTCGGTTGATCCCGACCGCGCGTTGAACAACTGGGAACGCTACGCGCGCGCCGCCGGCGGTGGCGGGAACCATTTCAAGCTTCTTCTGGCGCAGCCCAAACGGCTGGAAATATTGCTGAACATTTTCGCGGCGAGCCAGTTTCTGGCCGATACGCTTGTTGCCAATCCTGAATTCCTGAACTGGGTGACGGCCGCGGAGGTGATCAACGGGGCGCGCCCGCGGGGGGCGCTTGAATCGGATCTCCGGGATTTCAGCGGCGGCCGCAATCTCCGCGACTGGCTGAACGCGGTCCGGCGCTTTCGGTCCCGGGAAATATTGCGGATCGGCACGCGCGATATCTGCCTGCACGCGCCGATTTCCGGGATTACCGCGGATTTATCGTCGCTGGCCGAGGTGATGATCCGGGCGGCCATGGAACGATTCGGCCTGGAAACGGGGCTAAACCTGTCCGCTGATTTTTGCGTCGTGGCTTTTGGCAAGTTGGGCGGGCGCGAATTAAATTACAGCTCCGATATTGATTTGCTGGGGATTTTCAACGCGGCGGAGCCGGCCGCCGGCGATATGTTTTGCCGGGCGATGCGGCAGGTCGGCAAATATCTTTCCGGCCATACCGAGGAAGGCCACGCCTATCGCGTTGACTTCCGTCTGCGCCCCTATGGCCGCGCCGGACAGGTCGCTTGTTCTCTGCCGGCCCTGGCGGATTATTACTGCAAGCGGTCGGCGCCCTGGGAAATCCAGGCCCTGTTAAAAGCCAGACCGGTCGCCGGCAGCGAAGAGCTGGGCGGGCGTTTTGTTGAAATGGCGCGCCGGGTCATCCGGGAAAGAAAGGACAATAAGGAAATCATCGCTTCCATTGAAAAAACGCGCCGCGCCGCCGTCGGGGAGGCGCGGAACAACGGTTTGCTCGCGCGCGACATCAAAAACGGGCAGGGCGGTATCCGTGACATTGAATTTCTGGCCCAGGGTCTCCAGCTTGTCCATGCTTCCGCAATTCCGGAACTGATCAACGGCAACACTTTGGACGCCTTGACCGTTTTGGGCCGGCGCGGGCTCATCCCCCCCGAAGCGGCCGAGCAACTGAAACGCGATTATGAGTTTTTAAGGCGCGTTGAGCATTGCCTGCAAATCTTTGAGGACCGCCAGGTCCATGTTTTGCCCGGGCCGGGGCCGGAGCTTGAGGGGCTTGCCCGGCGGGTCATGGGGTACACGGCTTCTCCCGGAGAATTGCTGAACGAATTGGCGGTCTGCCGCGCGCGCGCGGAAAATTATCTGAAAACACACCTGACGCTCCGGGCGGCCGGCTGA
- a CDS encoding ComEC/Rec2 family competence protein has translation MTDQNIPCRNGPMRRPLIGIAFCYLAGVLSGAGFGGFHFPIVMALSGAVLLVALVLHCLCQSAGDMSGFIPVRPISRFQSGCAAGLVYFAVFLTGWLTVCLRLQNPSGRALAALMDRPREGVEIIGVIADDPALRKNPAGDRRYWSFVMEIEAVRRTGAFQRARGKVMARAPADALGQPHYGERWRAGGVLIDNLRLADVSGPEAVQHLLPRRFVFQFDGPSPPVLLDGAPRWNLFSACFSLRQKCADLLARGINHRPEAAGIIQALLLGRRYELHEELRAAFMATGTYHIFAISGHHVAVIAIFVVAVLQVYGASRMCWFYYLAPALIVFTIMSGMSASALRGCIMALVCFLGPLFKRKTDIASAMALAALLIVGADPLQLFQAGFIMSFGIVAGLIVFCPPLVAVIEKALESDPFRLEPESRLKRNARGALRWILFIMAASLTAWLVSMPLTARWFNMVSLIALPANLLVIPMATLILLTGCLSLVFGWLLPLAGEAFNFANVFFVALTTGAIKSLAQSPGGHVFVRSPPLWFVFAWLAALVAWRGICAQNNVSCKRMAVRLVAVLALLFLGGALLWRAQSNPWEIHAVNAGNRAVCFLNTDEGAVLINAGDEYQSRYVLKYLRRQGVNRLQRLALVFPGPEDFSGANRLIASLPVKEIILAGAGGGSSAEKALMRTARKQGITVRALKTAPADLLFSSRQVDVYVRENPAAPPGFARDLRRKTRLGTIRAVVHAAAFAEAFPGLMLAASPESRAEISGRMFECIITEGNYGPEQNALAAVSDPAPCRIVCLPFSAARDRRPRSIPETLPVERRFALGPGQGIFFTPGRRKTKIQPVHLYLR, from the coding sequence ATGACGGACCAAAACATTCCCTGCCGGAACGGCCCGATGCGCCGGCCGTTGATTGGCATTGCGTTCTGTTACCTGGCTGGCGTCTTGTCCGGCGCCGGTTTTGGCGGTTTCCATTTCCCGATCGTCATGGCGCTGTCCGGCGCGGTGTTGCTCGTTGCCCTTGTTTTGCATTGCCTTTGCCAATCTGCCGGCGATATGTCCGGTTTTATTCCCGTCCGGCCAATCTCTCGTTTCCAATCTGGGTGTGCGGCCGGCCTCGTTTATTTTGCCGTTTTCCTGACGGGATGGCTTACGGTCTGCCTGCGCCTCCAAAATCCTTCCGGCCGCGCCCTGGCCGCCTTGATGGACCGGCCACGGGAAGGGGTTGAAATCATTGGCGTAATCGCGGACGATCCGGCGTTGCGCAAGAACCCGGCCGGCGATCGCCGGTATTGGTCGTTTGTTATGGAAATTGAGGCCGTGCGCAGAACGGGAGCTTTTCAGAGGGCGCGCGGCAAAGTCATGGCGCGGGCGCCGGCCGATGCGCTTGGGCAGCCGCATTACGGGGAACGTTGGCGGGCGGGCGGGGTTTTAATTGACAATCTCCGCCTCGCGGACGTTTCCGGGCCGGAGGCCGTTCAACACCTTTTGCCGCGCCGGTTTGTATTCCAGTTTGACGGGCCGTCTCCGCCCGTCCTGCTGGACGGGGCGCCGCGTTGGAACTTGTTCAGCGCGTGTTTTTCCCTGAGGCAGAAATGTGCCGACCTGCTCGCGCGCGGCATAAATCATCGTCCCGAGGCGGCGGGCATTATTCAGGCGCTGCTGCTCGGCCGCCGGTATGAACTGCATGAGGAACTGCGCGCGGCGTTTATGGCCACCGGCACTTACCATATTTTCGCCATTTCCGGCCATCACGTCGCCGTGATTGCCATTTTTGTCGTGGCCGTTCTGCAGGTATATGGCGCCTCGCGCATGTGCTGGTTTTATTATCTGGCGCCGGCCTTGATTGTTTTTACCATCATGTCCGGCATGAGCGCCAGCGCGCTGCGCGGCTGCATTATGGCGTTGGTTTGTTTTCTCGGTCCGCTGTTCAAACGCAAAACCGATATCGCCTCCGCGATGGCCCTGGCCGCCCTGCTGATTGTCGGCGCGGACCCCCTCCAGTTGTTTCAGGCCGGTTTCATAATGTCTTTCGGGATCGTGGCGGGACTGATTGTGTTTTGTCCGCCGCTGGTTGCGGTGATTGAAAAAGCGCTGGAGTCCGACCCTTTCCGGCTGGAACCCGAAAGCCGCCTGAAGCGGAACGCGCGCGGCGCGCTCCGCTGGATTCTCTTCATTATGGCCGCTTCGCTGACCGCGTGGCTGGTGTCAATGCCGTTGACGGCGCGCTGGTTTAACATGGTTTCGCTGATCGCCCTGCCCGCCAATTTGCTCGTGATCCCCATGGCGACCCTTATCCTTCTGACGGGGTGCCTTTCCCTTGTTTTTGGGTGGCTCCTGCCGCTGGCCGGCGAAGCCTTCAATTTTGCCAATGTTTTTTTTGTTGCGCTGACAACCGGCGCGATAAAATCGCTGGCACAGTCGCCCGGCGGGCATGTTTTCGTCAGATCGCCGCCGCTTTGGTTTGTTTTTGCGTGGCTCGCCGCCCTGGTGGCGTGGCGCGGCATTTGCGCGCAAAACAACGTAAGTTGCAAGCGCATGGCGGTCCGGCTGGTCGCGGTCCTGGCCTTGCTGTTCTTGGGCGGCGCGCTTTTATGGCGCGCGCAAAGCAATCCGTGGGAAATCCACGCGGTTAATGCCGGCAATAGGGCGGTATGTTTCCTCAATACGGACGAAGGCGCGGTTTTGATCAATGCCGGGGATGAATATCAAAGCCGTTATGTCTTGAAATACCTGCGCCGGCAGGGCGTCAACCGTCTGCAACGTCTGGCGTTGGTTTTCCCCGGTCCCGAAGACTTCAGCGGGGCAAACCGCCTGATCGCCTCGCTGCCCGTCAAAGAAATAATCCTGGCCGGCGCAGGGGGGGGATCAAGCGCGGAAAAGGCGTTAATGCGCACGGCCCGGAAACAGGGGATAACCGTGCGCGCCCTGAAAACGGCGCCGGCCGATTTGTTGTTTTCTTCAAGGCAGGTTGATGTTTATGTCCGGGAAAATCCAGCGGCTCCGCCCGGCTTTGCCCGGGACTTGCGGCGGAAAACCCGGCTTGGAACGATCCGCGCCGTCGTGCATGCCGCCGCCTTTGCCGAAGCGTTCCCGGGGCTCATGCTTGCGGCAAGCCCCGAAAGCCGCGCGGAAATTTCCGGCAGGATGTTTGAATGTATAATCACGGAAGGAAATTACGGTCCGGAGCAAAATGCCCTTGCGGCTGTTTCCGATCCGGCGCCTTGCCGGATTGTTTGCCTTCCTTTTTCGGCCGCCCGCGACCGCCGGCCGCGTTCTATTCCGGAAACATTGCCGGTTGAGCGCCGATTTGCCTTGGGGCCCGGGCAGGGCATTTTTTTTACACCCGGCCGGAGAAAAACAAAAATACAGCCGGTCCATTTGTATTTGCGTTAG